A single Loxodonta africana isolate mLoxAfr1 chromosome 24, mLoxAfr1.hap2, whole genome shotgun sequence DNA region contains:
- the SPATA2 gene encoding spermatogenesis-associated protein 2, producing the protein MVFSCFVCQRALGWSRGAACQYFQQCPCLNPRSHGGDKVAPYPHRMGKPSSMDTKYKDDLFRKYVQFHEGKVDSPPSKQRPDSDEYLRVAASALLSLHKVDPFYRFRLIQFYEVVERSLRSLGSSSLRALHCAFSLLETMGVNLFLYPWKKEFKSIKTYTGPFVYYVKSTLLEEDIQAILNYMGYVPEMGTAYKLRELVETLQVKMVSFELFLARVECEQLLEIHSHVKDKGYSELDVVSERKTSAEDVRGCSDALRWRAEGREHLTASMARVALQKSASERAAKDYYKPRVTKSSRSVDTYDSYWESRKPPLKASLSLRKEPVAADLGDDLKDEIIRPSPSLLAMSSSPHGSPDDLLTSSPNNGLGQLRGTYFSAQDDVDLYTDSEPRATYRRQDALRPDVWLVRNDAHPLYHKRAPSAKESALSKCQNCGVSCSSSLCQRCDSLLACPPASKPSAGPSKASTHESLAHGASLREKYVGQTQGLDRLPHLHPKSKPSATATSRCGFCNRLGATNTCTQCSKVSCDTCLGAYHYDPCCKKSELHKFMPNHQLNYKSTQFSHFVYR; encoded by the exons AGCACTCGGCTGGTCCAGGGGGGCAGCATGTCAGTACTTTCAGCAATGTCCCTGCCTCAACCCCAGAAGCCATGGAGGAGATAAGGTAGCTCCCTACCCACACCGGATGGGGAAGCCCAGTTCCATGGATACAAAATATAAGGATGACTTATTTCGGAAGTATGTGCAATTCCATGAGGGCAAAGTGGACTCCCCCCCTAGCAAGCAGCGGCCTGACAGCGATGAGTACCTGCGGGTGGCGGCCTCGGCCCTGCTCAGCCTGCACAAGGTTGACCCCTTTTATCGATTCCGGCTGATCCAGTTCTACGAGGTGGTGGAGCGCTCCCTGCGCTCGCTGGGCTCCTCCAGCCTGCGGGCCTTGCACTGCGCCTTCAGCCTGCTTGAGACTATGGGCGTCAACCTCTTTCTCTACCCATGGAAGAAGGAGTTCAAAAGCATCAAG ACCTACACAGGCCCTTTTGTTTATTATGTCAAGTCGACGTTATTGGAAGAGGACATCCAAGCCATCCTGAATTACATGGGCTACGTGCCTGAGATGGGGACCGCGTACAAGCTCAGAGAGCTGGTGGAGACCCTCCAGGTGAAGATGGTCTCCTTTGAGCTCTTCCTGGCCAGGGTAGAGTGTGAGCAGTTGCTGGAGATCCATTCACATGTGAAGGACAAGGGCTACTCTGAACTGGACGTCGTGAGTGAGCGCAAGACCAGCGCTGAGGATGTGCGTGGCTGCTCAGACGCCCTGCGGTGGCGGGCTGAGGGCAGGGAGCATCTGACAGCCTCCATGGCCCGGGTGGCACTCCAGAAGTCGGCCAGCGAGCGGGCGGCCAAGGACTACTACAAGCCTCGTGTGACCAAGTCCTCGAGGTCAGTGGACACCTATGACAGCTACTGGGAGAGCAGGAAGCCACCCCTGAAGGCCTCGTTGAGCCTGCGGAAGGAGCCTGTGGCAGCAGACTTGGGGGATGACCTCAAAGACGAGATAATCCGCCCGTCCCCCTCGCTCCTGGCCATGTCCAGCTCCCCGCACGGCAGTCCGGATGACCTGCTGACCTCCTCCCCCAACAACGGCCTTGGCCAGTTGCGCGGCACATACTTCTCCGCTCAGGATGACGTGGACCTGTACACAGACTCGGAACCTAGGGCCACGTACCGCAGGCAGGACGCCCTGCGGCCGGATGTGTGGCTGGTCAGAAATGACGCCCACCCACTCTACCATAAGCGCGCACCCTCCGCCAAAGAGTCCGCCCTCTCCAAGTGCCAGAACTGTGGTGTGTCGTGTAGCTCCTCCCTCTGCCAGCGCTGTGACAGCCTGCTCGCCTGTCCCCCCGCCTCCAAGCCCAGCGCCGGCCCCAGCAAGGCCTCCACCCACGAGAGCCTGGCCCACGGGGCGTCTCTGCGGGAGAAGTACGTGGGCCAGACTCAGGGCCTCGACCGGCTGCCACACCTCCACCCAAAGTCCAAGCCCTCTGCCACGGCCACCTCCCGCTGTGGCTTCTGTAACCGCCTGGGCGCCACCAACACCTGCACCCAGTGTTCAAAGGTCTCCTGCGACACTTGCCTTGGCGCCTACCATTACGACCCCTGCTGCAAAAAGAGTGAGCTGCACAAGTTCATGCCCAACCATCAGCTGAACTACAAGTCTACCCAGTTCTCCCATTTCGTGTACAGATAG